A single region of the Streptococcus sanguinis genome encodes:
- the csm3 gene encoding type III-A CRISPR-associated RAMP protein Csm3, with amino-acid sequence MTYAKVKISANIHLKTGLHIGASNAFAAIGATDSPVIKDPITNYPIIPGSSIKGKMRSLLAKVYNETLASSPEDDGDILSRLFGNHSSKKFRIGRLIFRDAFLINADELDKKGARGYTEVKFENTIDRITAEANPRQIERAIRESVFNFELIYEITDESAEQAEEDLKVIVDGLKLLELDYLGGSGSRGYGKVSFEDLQLETVFGTYDTSNLNELLKTEV; translated from the coding sequence ATGACATACGCAAAAGTAAAAATTTCAGCTAATATTCACTTGAAGACTGGCTTACATATCGGCGCTAGCAATGCTTTTGCAGCCATTGGTGCAACTGATTCTCCTGTCATTAAAGATCCGATTACTAACTATCCAATTATTCCTGGGTCTAGCATTAAAGGAAAAATGAGAAGTCTGTTAGCTAAGGTTTACAATGAGACACTGGCTTCTTCACCTGAAGATGATGGAGACATTTTAAGTCGCCTCTTTGGTAATCATAGTTCAAAAAAATTTAGAATTGGTAGATTGATTTTTCGAGATGCATTTTTGATAAATGCTGACGAATTAGATAAAAAGGGTGCTAGAGGATATACTGAGGTTAAGTTTGAGAATACTATTGACCGCATTACAGCTGAGGCAAACCCGCGTCAAATTGAAAGAGCTATTCGAGAAAGTGTCTTTAATTTTGAACTGATTTATGAAATTACAGATGAGTCAGCCGAACAGGCAGAAGAAGATTTAAAAGTTATTGTTGATGGTCTAAAACTTTTAGAGTTGGACTATCTTGGAGGTTCTGGAAGCCGTGGGTATGGAAAAGTTTCTTTCGAAGATTTGCAACTTGAGACAGTCTTCGGAACTTATGATACTAGCAACTTGAATGAGTTATTGAAAACGGAGGTCTAA
- the csm2 gene encoding type III-A CRISPR-associated protein Csm2, giving the protein MAILTDENYVDKAEKAILQLRKKNDEFFLTTSQIRNILSLTSSISDKSNVRNFEELNSDLSYLRVRLVYQSRRNEIRFRGEKIYPVEDLLLQSDLLEALKEVKDKVSLQRFCRYMEALVAYFKFYGGKD; this is encoded by the coding sequence ATGGCAATTTTAACGGATGAAAATTATGTTGATAAGGCAGAAAAGGCAATATTACAATTAAGGAAGAAAAATGATGAATTTTTTTTGACTACAAGTCAAATTAGGAATATTTTATCACTTACAAGTAGCATTTCAGATAAAAGTAATGTTAGAAATTTTGAAGAGTTAAATTCTGATTTGTCGTATTTAAGAGTTAGACTAGTCTATCAATCACGCCGGAATGAGATAAGATTTAGAGGTGAGAAAATCTATCCAGTTGAAGATTTATTATTACAAAGTGATTTGCTAGAAGCTTTAAAGGAAGTTAAAGACAAAGTATCTCTGCAACGTTTTTGTCGCTATATGGAAGCCTTAGTTGCTTATTTCAAGTTTTATGGAGGTAAAGATTAA
- the csm4 gene encoding type III-A CRISPR-associated RAMP protein Csm4, with protein sequence MAYKMYLLSFQTAHFGTGKLDSTAFTFTADRLFSALFIEAIKMGKEEDFLSLVRQDDFVLSDAFPFVDMPFLPKPIGYPKMDKLPQMNDLVELRKQAKKTKKLSYIRLDDFEAFLNGKVLDNEEFGKLNIVTKNQPFMDGHLFQVRTITYQENVSLYLIAKQSQLFDELMTALQFSGLGGKRSSGYGRFHLEIKDVPEKLSKHLAFEAVSNVMTLTTALPNDDDLEEAICNGQYLLAKSSGFAFSNSYQSNFRKQDFYKFKAGSTFSKSFRGQIADIRPVNFSHPVWNFAKPLFYKLEV encoded by the coding sequence ATGGCCTATAAAATGTATCTCTTGAGCTTTCAGACTGCTCATTTCGGTACTGGTAAATTAGATAGTACTGCTTTTACTTTTACAGCTGATCGTTTATTTTCGGCGCTGTTTATTGAAGCTATTAAGATGGGCAAAGAAGAGGATTTTCTATCTTTAGTCCGACAGGATGATTTTGTGCTATCAGATGCATTCCCTTTTGTTGATATGCCATTTTTACCAAAACCAATCGGCTATCCTAAAATGGATAAATTACCTCAAATGAATGACCTTGTTGAGCTGAGAAAGCAAGCGAAAAAAACAAAAAAATTAAGTTACATCCGTTTAGATGATTTTGAAGCTTTTTTGAATGGAAAAGTATTAGATAATGAGGAGTTTGGAAAACTAAATATCGTTACCAAAAATCAGCCTTTTATGGATGGACATTTATTCCAGGTTAGAACAATTACTTATCAAGAGAATGTTTCTCTATACCTTATTGCTAAACAAAGTCAGCTTTTTGATGAACTTATGACTGCACTGCAATTTTCTGGACTGGGCGGAAAAAGAAGTTCTGGCTATGGAAGGTTTCATCTTGAAATAAAGGATGTACCAGAGAAACTGTCTAAACACTTAGCTTTTGAAGCTGTATCAAATGTTATGACACTAACAACAGCACTGCCAAATGATGATGATTTAGAAGAAGCTATTTGCAATGGACAGTACTTGTTGGCTAAATCAAGTGGCTTTGCCTTTAGCAACAGCTATCAAAGTAATTTTAGGAAGCAAGATTTCTACAAATTTAAAGCTGGCTCAACTTTTTCAAAATCATTTCGAGGGCAGATTGCTGATATAAGGCCGGTCAATTTCTCACATCCTGTCTGGAATTTTGCCAAACCGCTTTTTTATAAATTGGAGGTCTAG
- the csm6 gene encoding type III-A CRISPR-associated CARF protein Csm6, whose translation MRILISSVGDTDPIRGFRDGALLHIARKYRPDKIIIIYSERTVLRHDRIVAALHSIEESYSPEIEQYPTIIKNSEVFIFDKMYEQIERFLNPAFFNNTDEFILNLSSGTPQIKSALFIINRLNDINVKAVQVPSPTGSSNERLEHDNEEDIDELIETNEDNSPNFEDRTIEDKSEKFRQALLKRTAKNLIEKYDYRAALDVLNSLISDDNLRKVKEELKNLVDALDRQDIPQRLKKRKLDETTKRVLNAYLIIDIQKKRSNVGESFIRMRSLLEFIAEDYINKNYPQELRNIENYFDRNYILFGDYITILKNNQEWEILKEMKPIRELTSSRNAIAHTLDSLSPEDVKKLSRALKALKKLILTYYSFDKSLLDFYENTNDRLLESLNAK comes from the coding sequence ATGAGAATTTTGATCTCTTCGGTGGGTGATACAGATCCTATTCGAGGTTTTCGCGATGGTGCTCTTCTTCATATAGCTAGGAAATACAGACCAGACAAAATCATTATCATTTATTCAGAAAGAACTGTTCTACGACATGATAGGATAGTAGCAGCTCTTCACTCTATTGAAGAATCTTATAGTCCTGAAATAGAGCAATACCCAACAATCATTAAGAATTCCGAAGTTTTTATTTTTGATAAGATGTATGAACAAATTGAGAGATTTCTAAATCCAGCATTTTTTAATAATACTGATGAATTTATTTTAAATTTATCTAGCGGGACGCCTCAGATTAAGTCTGCTCTATTTATTATTAATAGATTGAATGATATTAATGTAAAAGCTGTTCAAGTTCCTAGTCCGACTGGTTCTTCTAACGAGAGGTTAGAACATGATAATGAAGAAGATATTGATGAATTAATTGAGACAAACGAGGATAATAGTCCTAATTTTGAGGATAGGACGATAGAAGATAAATCAGAGAAGTTCAGACAAGCACTTTTAAAACGAACGGCTAAAAATTTGATTGAAAAATATGATTACAGAGCTGCCTTAGATGTTTTGAATAGCTTGATTTCTGATGATAATCTAAGAAAAGTTAAAGAAGAATTAAAGAATCTCGTGGATGCTCTGGATAGACAGGATATTCCCCAGAGACTAAAAAAGCGGAAGCTGGACGAAACTACTAAGCGAGTTTTAAATGCTTATCTGATTATTGATATTCAGAAAAAAAGAAGCAATGTTGGTGAAAGTTTTATCCGAATGAGATCGCTTTTAGAATTTATTGCTGAAGACTATATTAATAAAAATTATCCTCAAGAATTGAGGAATATTGAAAATTATTTTGATAGGAATTATATACTTTTTGGTGACTATATAACAATTTTAAAGAACAATCAAGAGTGGGAAATATTGAAGGAAATGAAACCGATTAGAGAGTTGACTTCCTCTAGAAATGCAATAGCGCATACTTTGGATTCCTTAAGTCCGGAAGATGTTAAGAAATTAAGCAGAGCACTGAAAGCTTTGAAGAAATTAATCTTAACCTACTATTCTTTTGATAAAAGTTTATTAGATTTCTATGAAAACACA
- the csm5 gene encoding type III-A CRISPR-associated RAMP protein Csm5 has protein sequence MKHEYRTFKLTLRTMAPLHIGSGEKYTSREFIYENGAYYFPDMGKFYSSMVEKGLSDKFESFLMEHGKASRNNRLISFVEGNRIRERNFGGYKIQETGFEKDKSTKGTINEVSKYIRDGFGKPYIPGSSLKGAIRTVLLNAHSQWEKTNFVSEKKRENKRVVPWGAKKNENFDDIFNEIRISDSLSLKIKNREFQSQDLILAQKWDYSAITKNAKPIPLYRESLPPLTIAEFVITTTSDRAAKMIEQLGNLSFKFYNNYKAFFLEEFDEKYYQKNVQYPLYLGSGSGAWTKTVFKQADGILQKRYSRMKTKMVRKGVLKLTKAPNLKFCVNGDTRTLVRNTDNFYEMGKVNFIIQEVSK, from the coding sequence ATGAAACATGAATACAGAACATTTAAGCTGACTCTTCGTACTATGGCGCCACTACATATCGGAAGCGGAGAGAAGTATACTAGTCGCGAGTTTATTTATGAAAATGGAGCTTACTATTTTCCTGATATGGGAAAGTTTTACTCATCTATGGTTGAGAAAGGGTTATCAGATAAGTTTGAGTCTTTTCTGATGGAGCATGGTAAAGCATCTAGAAATAATCGATTAATTTCATTTGTAGAGGGAAATAGAATCAGGGAGCGAAATTTCGGTGGTTATAAAATCCAAGAGACAGGTTTTGAAAAAGATAAATCTACCAAGGGAACTATAAATGAAGTTTCTAAATATATCCGAGATGGATTTGGAAAGCCTTATATTCCAGGTAGTTCGTTAAAAGGCGCTATTCGAACTGTTTTGCTCAATGCGCATTCTCAGTGGGAAAAGACAAATTTTGTTTCAGAAAAAAAACGAGAAAATAAAAGAGTAGTTCCTTGGGGAGCAAAGAAGAATGAAAATTTTGATGACATCTTTAATGAAATCAGGATTAGTGACAGTCTCTCGTTGAAAATCAAGAACAGAGAATTTCAAAGTCAAGATTTGATACTAGCACAGAAATGGGATTATTCTGCTATCACAAAAAATGCTAAACCAATTCCTTTATATCGAGAATCTCTTCCCCCTCTTACGATTGCTGAATTTGTTATTACTACTACATCTGATAGAGCGGCGAAGATGATTGAACAGCTTGGTAATTTATCGTTTAAATTTTATAATAACTATAAAGCTTTTTTCTTGGAGGAGTTTGACGAAAAATATTATCAAAAAAATGTTCAGTATCCTCTTTATTTAGGATCTGGAAGTGGTGCTTGGACAAAAACAGTATTTAAGCAGGCTGACGGAATTCTACAAAAACGATATAGTAGAATGAAAACTAAAATGGTTCGTAAGGGCGTATTGAAATTAACCAAAGCTCCCAATCTAAAGTTCTGTGTCAATGGTGATACTAGAACTCTTGTTAGAAACACAGATAATTTTTACGAAATGGGAAAAGTGAATTTTATTATTCAGGAGGTTTCTAAATGA
- the cas10 gene encoding type III-A CRISPR-associated protein Cas10/Csm1: protein MKKEKLDLIYQALFYNFGSLIARAENKEDYSEELVKNWLEQNAPHWSDIDSQQKERSEKIILLANQMASGLDLDASEVLSDHFKPLADIFNVFKEKRSYLYKPLTLLEDEQRLPESADLGGLPITQQDYKRILDKLAAILKEHSFSVESIPNLLHALEALCSFVPVSPGLEDFADINVSQHSLLTAGFAAAIWDYLEEHGDDWLDAFSQEKVFLLASFDVSGIQDFIYNISSGGAAKQLKARSLYLDLMSEHIVDSLLEKLELSRTNLLYVGGGHAYFILANTEKTTALLKEFEASFNQFLLENFQTGLYVAFGWTAFAAGEITRQVQSTSIASLAAYRTIYQKTSRMISDKKLSRYDAETLKFLNKGGNNSERECEICHSVEKLTKQVYEDEEHSLCHICDELRKFSKRISDDTFRVCRGGAAGLPIGPDAVLVTAEGDQALQTDRFYVKNKWSLDQSGTHIFAGDYRYAEIHEYADMAQDKDTGLGIRRLAVVRLDVDDLGAAFMAGFSHQKDGIYSSLSRSAIFSRNMSLFFKFYIQQFADGKKMTIIYAGGDDVFAIGAWKDVIDFTVELRQAFLKWSDGKLTLSAGIGLFADKTPISLMASYTGDLEEAAKANDKDSLSLFEEKFTFKFDDFITEIYQGKLINIRSFFKSQDERGKVFIYRLIELLRDYTKINVARLAYYLARLENSSKDKEAFREFKNLFFSWYNAGAKERKEAEAALLLYLYETRKD, encoded by the coding sequence TTGAAGAAAGAAAAACTTGATTTGATTTACCAGGCCTTGTTTTACAACTTTGGCAGCCTTATCGCAAGAGCTGAAAACAAGGAAGACTATAGTGAGGAACTGGTTAAGAACTGGCTTGAGCAAAACGCTCCGCACTGGTCGGACATAGACAGTCAACAGAAAGAGCGCAGTGAAAAAATCATTCTCTTAGCCAATCAAATGGCTAGTGGCTTAGATCTAGATGCTTCGGAAGTTTTATCGGATCATTTTAAGCCACTTGCTGATATTTTTAATGTTTTCAAAGAGAAAAGGAGTTACCTTTATAAGCCTTTGACTTTGTTAGAGGATGAACAAAGGCTACCAGAGTCAGCTGATCTAGGAGGCCTTCCAATTACTCAGCAGGACTATAAGAGGATTCTTGATAAATTGGCAGCTATTCTGAAAGAGCATTCTTTCAGCGTAGAAAGTATACCGAATCTCCTTCACGCACTGGAAGCTCTCTGTTCATTTGTACCTGTAAGTCCAGGTCTGGAAGATTTTGCAGATATTAATGTATCTCAGCATAGTCTCTTAACGGCAGGATTTGCAGCTGCTATCTGGGATTATCTAGAGGAGCATGGAGATGACTGGCTGGATGCCTTTAGCCAAGAAAAGGTCTTTCTACTTGCGAGTTTTGATGTATCCGGTATTCAGGATTTTATCTATAATATCTCAAGTGGCGGAGCAGCTAAACAGCTGAAAGCCCGAAGTTTGTACCTTGATTTAATGAGTGAACATATCGTTGATAGCTTGCTGGAAAAACTAGAGCTTTCAAGAACAAATCTACTCTACGTCGGAGGAGGTCATGCTTACTTCATCTTGGCAAATACAGAGAAAACAACCGCTCTTTTAAAGGAGTTTGAAGCATCTTTTAATCAGTTCTTACTAGAGAACTTCCAGACAGGACTCTATGTCGCTTTTGGATGGACAGCATTTGCGGCAGGGGAGATTACTAGACAAGTCCAGTCTACATCAATAGCTTCGCTTGCTGCATATCGAACTATCTATCAAAAGACCAGCCGGATGATTTCTGATAAGAAGCTTTCACGATATGATGCAGAGACCTTGAAATTCTTAAACAAAGGTGGAAATAATTCTGAAAGAGAGTGTGAAATCTGCCATTCTGTAGAGAAGCTTACAAAACAAGTTTATGAGGATGAAGAGCATTCTCTCTGCCATATTTGTGATGAACTGAGAAAATTCTCAAAAAGGATTTCAGATGATACCTTCCGAGTTTGCAGAGGTGGAGCAGCAGGTTTGCCAATCGGTCCCGATGCTGTACTGGTAACAGCTGAAGGTGATCAAGCCTTGCAAACAGACCGTTTCTATGTCAAGAATAAGTGGTCACTTGATCAGTCAGGAACTCATATTTTTGCGGGTGACTATCGCTATGCAGAGATTCATGAGTATGCTGATATGGCTCAGGACAAAGATACTGGTTTAGGAATTCGTCGTTTGGCTGTTGTTCGTTTGGATGTGGATGATTTAGGTGCAGCCTTTATGGCAGGGTTTTCTCATCAAAAAGATGGAATCTACAGTAGTCTTTCAAGATCAGCGATTTTCTCTCGTAATATGAGTCTGTTTTTTAAGTTCTATATTCAGCAGTTTGCGGATGGGAAAAAGATGACGATTATCTATGCTGGTGGGGATGATGTCTTTGCTATTGGTGCTTGGAAAGATGTGATTGATTTTACAGTGGAATTGAGGCAAGCCTTCTTAAAATGGTCTGATGGGAAGTTGACACTTTCTGCTGGTATTGGCTTGTTTGCTGATAAAACCCCTATCAGTCTTATGGCGTCTTATACTGGAGACTTGGAAGAGGCTGCAAAAGCAAATGACAAAGATAGTCTTAGTTTATTTGAGGAGAAATTCACATTTAAATTTGATGATTTTATCACTGAAATCTATCAAGGTAAGCTGATTAACATTCGCTCCTTCTTTAAGAGTCAAGATGAGCGAGGAAAGGTATTTATCTACCGTTTGATTGAACTTTTGAGAGACTATACGAAAATCAATGTAGCTCGTTTGGCTTATTATTTAGCACGTCTTGAGAATAGTTCCAAAGACAAAGAAGCTTTTAGAGAGTTTAAAAATCTCTTTTTCAGCTGGTACAATGCTGGAGCAAAAGAACGAAAAGAGGCTGAGGCAGCTCTCTTACTCTATCTTTATGAAACTAGAAAGGATTAG